A part of Blastopirellula retiformator genomic DNA contains:
- a CDS encoding SH3 domain-containing protein has protein sequence MATAAAQQPQRAVIVAKVSDIYSGPGEDYYVCDFLEEGAEIEIYDQAENGWLAIRPPHGSFSWVLNDALIPTDKPNLLEASRDQAPCFIGSRLEERRDAAHVRLMRGEIVQKLGSGQSLNAETGQVEKWIKIAPPAGEFRWIQAETAKLASELPSEAATATTTPDAKMNLSAGGWSQRSGDSPWTLDDAEPEPVRNSTFPIMRIAKQNNQIPVTPSLPPGPLNHAKASAVAMIPGSQTTAAPATMPNFGGDFSAAMQWLEAELTKTVALPIDQWNLSSLKAAAQQLRFTGATPLERGEALVIAEKIEEFSQLQARKRQAARIETTMPIDKPAAAVASVTISEDAKKQVSAIGTGVFVGDSDAQYDGEGWLMPVIKRATSSRNSARYTPPFALTDEDGNVLQFVTPSPGLNLRRYLKQKVGLYGQVAATEEFTRPHLTASRVIVLSRHEKANVETK, from the coding sequence GTGGCAACTGCCGCGGCGCAGCAGCCGCAGCGCGCGGTAATCGTGGCGAAGGTCTCCGACATATACAGCGGCCCTGGCGAAGACTATTACGTCTGCGACTTCCTGGAGGAAGGCGCCGAGATTGAGATTTACGACCAGGCCGAAAATGGCTGGCTGGCGATTCGTCCCCCGCACGGCAGCTTTAGCTGGGTGCTAAACGACGCGTTGATCCCGACCGACAAACCGAACCTATTAGAAGCGTCCCGCGATCAGGCGCCCTGCTTTATCGGCAGCCGCTTGGAAGAGCGACGCGACGCCGCCCACGTACGACTGATGCGGGGAGAGATCGTCCAGAAGCTCGGCAGCGGGCAGTCGCTGAACGCCGAGACGGGCCAGGTCGAAAAGTGGATCAAGATCGCGCCGCCGGCTGGCGAGTTTCGCTGGATCCAGGCCGAGACTGCCAAGCTGGCGTCGGAACTGCCCAGCGAGGCCGCGACCGCCACCACAACGCCGGACGCCAAGATGAACCTATCAGCCGGGGGCTGGAGCCAGCGCTCCGGCGATTCCCCTTGGACGCTCGACGATGCTGAGCCAGAGCCGGTTCGTAATAGCACCTTTCCGATCATGCGGATCGCCAAGCAAAACAACCAGATCCCGGTGACGCCGTCACTGCCGCCGGGGCCGCTGAATCACGCCAAGGCGAGCGCCGTGGCGATGATCCCAGGTTCGCAGACAACCGCCGCCCCGGCGACGATGCCCAACTTTGGCGGCGACTTTTCGGCCGCGATGCAGTGGCTGGAAGCGGAGCTGACCAAGACGGTGGCCCTGCCAATTGATCAATGGAACCTCAGTTCACTGAAAGCGGCCGCGCAGCAGTTGCGTTTCACCGGGGCCACGCCGCTAGAGCGCGGCGAAGCGCTGGTGATCGCCGAGAAGATCGAAGAGTTCTCGCAGCTGCAGGCCCGCAAGCGGCAAGCGGCACGCATCGAAACGACGATGCCGATCGACAAGCCGGCGGCCGCGGTCGCTTCGGTGACGATCAGCGAGGACGCGAAAAAACAGGTGAGCGCCATCGGTACTGGCGTGTTCGTCGGCGACAGCGACGCTCAGTATGACGGCGAAGGTTGGTTGATGCCGGTGATCAAGCGAGCGACCTCGTCCCGCAACTCGGCTCGCTACACGCCGCCGTTTGCCCTAACCGACGAAGATGGCAACGTGCTCCAGTTCGTCACGCCGTCGCCGGGGCTGAACCTGCGACGGTACCTGAAACAAAAGGTCGGCCTGTACGGACAAGTCGCCGCAACCGAAGAGTTCACGCGGCCCCATTTGACCGCCAGCCGAGTCAT